TGTATACTTTGACCTGTTATTAGACATGACAACATAGCATTCCAATGTCACCTAACAAAAGAATGTGCATTGTACGATTGAATGATAGATGGTTACCtttaatgtttttttcattGACTCTATCTTTGTAGGATCATACTCATTGTCACATTGATGCTTCTGCATCAGAATTTGAGGCTTCTTTACATAACCGCATCCTCCATTTGCCCTGAACATTCCCTGCATCAACCAGAGCGATTTGCCATGGCCCTGTTGGGGAAGAAAAATGGTAGAACTGTACAAGGTTAGAATTCCTGGCAAAGGCAACAAGCAACTGAACTTAAATGCacatgttttcaaaataatctCCAAGGCACAATACTTTTAATTGCACAAAGTGTCACCTATTTCTACGAGAAAGATTCAAGATGTGATTCATTTGAATCTTGATACTGTCGTATTAGACATGTATTTACTTATAAACCCGTTCAATTTTCAACATGCATATCGATTGGTCCGCAACAGAAAACAGCTGAAAGATGTGATTCAAATCCAAAAAACtttcatttatttgaaaaagttaACCTTGATCATAGTTCCTAACCTGCATATTGAATGCCACCATCTGAGCCCCATACATCCACCCAATATGTGGCTTGAAATTTGTGGATTTGACACGCATTGCACTCGGGTACACCCTGAGGATATTTTTCTGTGTGAACCTGGGAAGAGTAAAAGCTTGAATTAGGCGAGTCACAGGATAACTATCAAGGCCTAGTATAAGTGTTAACTGTTGAAGGAAACAACAAGAAAAGATGTGTAATGAAATTCAACCTTGTAGCTGAAACTAAAAATTATGGACATGTTTGGATACTTTACACAGTAAATGcttttaagagaaaataaatttctCTGTTTAGATTCCTTTTTCTGTAAGAATGACATACCTAAGAATATCTGCTCCATGAGATTCTGAAGCCTTTTCAAGAGTATTCTCACTCCAACTTAGGCGTCTAACTTCACCTTCAGTTCTCAATTTATCCTTCAGGCAACCCTTCAGTTTCCTGTTATGGATAGTAATTATGCGTTTGTAATCAGGTGAACACTCCAGATATGGTTTCTGGTCATATTCGCTTGCACTTATGCTTCCCTCATCACGATCACTGCCATTCTGCTACACACAAACAAAGTAACATAAGCCatcaaaacttaatatttttagagCTTAAATTTGATACACTGTAGAACCTTTTAACTTGTAAATAATCTCCAACAACATTCGAAGTAGCATTGCAAAACAGTTTTACGAGTACTTCAATAAAATTCtagattttgtttaaaaaaatatgaatgcaaatatCTGTCTCACTGTGTCCTCAGTCTCTACTTCGTTCCTACTGGAGTTTGGAGATGCATTTCCGAATGATTCCTCTTCAGATGATTCACTTTCGTTCAGCATAGGACAGTTGCTATTGTCCTTGATTTGGTTGGACTGAAAACGTTCTCTTGGGGGTTTGGTGGATATAATAACTCGATTTTTGAGTGATTTTGGTGAAGGGAATTCTGTTAAGCAGCACTCTTCCCCAGGGTAATAAAGCACTTCCCCAAATATTTGAGTTACCATCTGCAAGCCATGAAACCATGataacaaaaggaaaaagtaaaaCAGAATAGTATCAACATTCATCAGTGAAATTGGATGCTTACTTCTGCAAATTTAGCTCGAAGATCTGTTGTGAGATGGTCTTCTATGGTTATGATCACAGGGTACGGAGATGCAACAAAAGCATATTCCTTTATGCACTCTAGACATTTCACCACTGAGACAGGATTGGTAAAAGTCCTGCATTGATTCCAttgaagagataaaaaaaacagtaaagaaagtaaaaaaaaaaaaacattttgggGTCCCTATAGACTATGGTCAAACGAACTTGATAATAAACTTCATTTACCATCCATGATCTACTTTAATATAATCCTTATTGCAAGTTGGCCATAGATCAAGTTCTATAACACGAACTCCTCGTTTCAAAGCCTCTATTATTGGCTCTTCACTGCAATCACTGCTGAGTTGATTCCCTGTCAAATAGGAGTTGTGGCCTGTATATATGAAATAATGTGACAATGGAGCACCCATATCGTGATGTACCTAGAATCGCATCAATTGTATGATTTTAGAAGCTAAAACCAAAACACAAGAAACAAGAGCAGGAAGCAAAGATGAAACTTTTATGCAATAAGTTTTTTCAATTAACTGATGTATAGATTGAAGTCACTCTTTTGGGTATAAAACTGGATTTGAAACACACTCACAGATATAATTCAAGAACCCAAAAACGTTCTCTTTCCCATGGTGACCAAACATGCATGGAAGAGCTTACCTGAGTTTTCAAGGGACCATTGAAATCATTATGAAGCAAAAATCGGAAGAGCTCATCCAGGGTGATCTCATGTTCTGTGCTGTGATCAATCTTAACAGTTTCTTGACATGTCTTTCTCTCCTGCAAAATCCTCTCAAAAACTTTTTCCGAATCCGATAAGGTGTGGTGCTCTTCACCCTGGTGCTCCACCATGAAACGGTGGAGCTGCTCCACGGACATGTGGGACCCTCCTCCTGTGAACTTTGAAAACGCCTCCTCAAGGTCCTGAGGTGGATCTGGCTCGATGACCTTGAACTTTCTGATAAAGAACATGAAACTTTTGTATTTGTTGTGTGTTGCCATGTTGTTTCCCATTCTCTGTGCCTCTCAGTGTGTTCCTCTGAAGTGTTTATGGAACAAAGCATGCATTTATAATATGTGGATTGAGGCTCAGACTGAGAGAAAAAACCAAGAACCTTCTCAGAATCTTCTTTCCTTCTCCGCTAACTGCTCCTTTTTTCTGCCTTCAAACTACGTAACTGATAGAATATAAATGTTCATACTGTTTAAGAGTTTTAAGACCATTACTTTTCTTTTGGCGTTAACGAATTGTTGATCACACAATCAGTGGTTTTAAAAGGGTCATTTAGTAAAGCATTTAAAATTCGTAAGACCAAAAATTGAAGAATTGATAATCTAAGTTG
This window of the Vigna angularis cultivar LongXiaoDou No.4 chromosome 7, ASM1680809v1, whole genome shotgun sequence genome carries:
- the LOC108337111 gene encoding phosphoinositide phospholipase C 6 isoform X2, encoding MGNNMATHNKYKSFMFFIRKFKVIEPDPPQDLEEAFSKFTGGGSHMSVEQLHRFMVEHQGEEHHTLSDSEKVFERILQERKTCQETVKIDHSTEHEITLDELFRFLLHNDFNGPLKTQVHHDMGAPLSHYFIYTGHNSYLTGNQLSSDCSEEPIIEALKRGVRVIELDLWPTCNKDYIKVDHGWTFTNPVSVVKCLECIKEYAFVASPYPVIITIEDHLTTDLRAKFAEMVTQIFGEVLYYPGEECCLTEFPSPKSLKNRVIISTKPPRERFQSNQIKDNSNCPMLNESESSEEESFGNASPNSSRNEVETEDTNGSDRDEGSISASEYDQKPYLECSPDYKRIITIHNRKLKGCLKDKLRTEGEVRRLSWSENTLEKASESHGADILRFTQKNILRVYPSAMRVKSTNFKPHIGWMYGAQMVAFNMQGHGKSLWLMQGMFRANGGCGYVKKPQILMQKHQCDNEYDPTKIESMKKTLKVKVYMGHGWSSDFSPTHFDKCSPPDFFTKIRIIGMPGDVAKNKTKVIMDNWFPVWNEEFEFCLSVPELAMLMIQVKDKDQGMDDFAGQTCLPVSELKHGFRSVPLYDKKGEKFKSVKLLMRFQFE
- the LOC108337111 gene encoding phosphoinositide phospholipase C 6 isoform X1, with the protein product MGNNMATHNKYKSFMFFIRKFKVIEPDPPQDLEEAFSKFTGGGSHMSVEQLHRFMVEHQGEEHHTLSDSEKVFERILQERKTCQETVKIDHSTEHEITLDELFRFLLHNDFNGPLKTQVHHDMGAPLSHYFIYTGHNSYLTGNQLSSDCSEEPIIEALKRGVRVIELDLWPTCNKDYIKVDHGWTFTNPVSVVKCLECIKEYAFVASPYPVIITIEDHLTTDLRAKFAEMVTQIFGEVLYYPGEECCLTEFPSPKSLKNRVIISTKPPRERFQSNQIKDNSNCPMLNESESSEEESFGNASPNSSRNEVETEDTQNGSDRDEGSISASEYDQKPYLECSPDYKRIITIHNRKLKGCLKDKLRTEGEVRRLSWSENTLEKASESHGADILRFTQKNILRVYPSAMRVKSTNFKPHIGWMYGAQMVAFNMQGHGKSLWLMQGMFRANGGCGYVKKPQILMQKHQCDNEYDPTKIESMKKTLKVKVYMGHGWSSDFSPTHFDKCSPPDFFTKIRIIGMPGDVAKNKTKVIMDNWFPVWNEEFEFCLSVPELAMLMIQVKDKDQGMDDFAGQTCLPVSELKHGFRSVPLYDKKGEKFKSVKLLMRFQFE